A window of the Cicer arietinum cultivar CDC Frontier isolate Library 1 chromosome 6, Cicar.CDCFrontier_v2.0, whole genome shotgun sequence genome harbors these coding sequences:
- the LOC113784242 gene encoding uncharacterized protein — protein sequence MRKLTPRFIGPYQILKRVGNIAYQIALPPSLSNPHSVFHVSQLRKYVFDPSYVIESNKVQIKENLTFETLPLRIEDQMNKELRGKTISLVKVVLGGATGESATWEVESQMRDSYPELFPSVIGRSYW from the exons ATGCGGAAGCTTACCCCTCGGTTTATAGGACCTTACCAAATTCTTAAGCGTGTCGGTAACATAGCATATCAGATCGCGTTGCCTCCGTCTCTTTCTAATCCTCATAGTGTCTTTCATGTGTCTCAACTTCGCAAGTACGTTTTCGATCCGTCGTACGTGATTGAGTCAAACAAggtccaaataaaagagaatctaaCTTTTGAGACCTTACCGCTACGGATTGAGGACCAAATGAACAAAGAATTAAGGGGTAAGACGATTTCATTGGTTAAGGTTGTCTTGGGAGGTGCTACTGGTGAAAGTGCTACGTGGGAGGTCGAAAGCCAGATGCGCGATTCTTATCCAGAACTATTTCCGTCAg TTATTGGGCGAAgctattggtag
- the LOC101498710 gene encoding uncharacterized protein, with translation MTRPRWIGQDFWNSLCDHWGTQGFKKKSIQAKTNRASDCGGFGGSLHTCGSITISQHRVNLTNLNGIPPSHSDLFLHTHKRGKDKTWVDKRSEYVHEKFKRRFEELTQETTSQGTPPPNELDVWCEVAGIKRGRVYGLGMESTVLLGRPNYRGSCSSSTEWVQRHEFEEMRNERYQLREELANTNRAVERNNYLIKQLMNSLNFKPMPYTTDQIHEDEVSDNDNEIGDHDVGDFDDEIADNDARDHDGEELDG, from the exons ATGACCAGACCAAGGTGGATTGGTCAGGATTTTTGGAATTCTTTATGTGATCATTGGGGAACTCAAGGATTCAAAAAGAAGAGCATACAAGCAAAAACAAATCGAGCATCTGACTGTGGAGGTTTTGGAGGGTCTCTTCACACCTGTGGCTCTATCACTATATCCCAACATAGAGTTAATTTG aCGAATTTGAATGGCATTCCTCCTAGTCATTCAGATTTGTTTCTCCACACACATAAACGTGGCAAGGATAAAACTTGGGTTGATAAAAGATCGGAATATGTTCAT GAAAAATTTAAACGTAGGTTTGAAGAATTGACCCAAGAAACAACTTCACAAGGAACTCCTCCACCAAATGAATTAGATGTGTGGTGTGAGGTTGCTGGAATAAAAAGAGGACGAGTATATGGTCTCGGAATGGAATCTACTGTATTATTAGGGAGACCTAATTATCGTGGATCATGTTCTTCATCAACAGAGTGGGTTCAAAGACATGAATTTGAAGAAATGAGAAATGAAAGATATCAACTTCGAGAGGAATTGGCTAATACAAACAGAGCAGTTGAGCGCAACAACTACTTGATAAAGCAACTGATGAATAGCTTGAACTTTAAACCCATGCCATATACTACAGATCAAATTCATGAAGATGAGGTTAGTGATAATGATAATGAGATTGGTGATCATGATGTTGGTGATTTTGATGATGAGATTGCTGATAATGATGCTCGTGATCATGATGGTGAAGAGTTAGATGGATAG